The following are encoded together in the Daucus carota subsp. sativus chromosome 5, DH1 v3.0, whole genome shotgun sequence genome:
- the LOC108223811 gene encoding uncharacterized protein LOC108223811 produces the protein MDFKVLQWQILRGSLAKRLFMRALLFTLAMGIISFVQMSNDIRKGGLVLLESGDCELDVGVSDLDVDVTGYWKPGFSTMFEFFGGSVRKKERKDLSRSVFKELMAKKMLDTRARALCVGEGSDLTALLLQEMGLSDAVGVHSHPFFSLWKKRFVYELGFEDNSFDFVFSRDVDRVSVPALLVLEIERVLRPGGIGAMLIGTSASYSGSSVRSATPVSSFLKSSSIVSVCGIGSFKLVTFKKRFDNVALFEHYRLPNKCPSITNNKPFMKYMEPLAINQLGQLESEISYLSKFMNVSSRKRVVYINVGAGELVNSSITEILEPNYHVPLQTVEMYVLDHNASALSLYVQKAGITFVYHPDLVGYTVPQLVSDEELSAPHEVDEFEFIRWFKETITEDDFVILMMTAQAAELKILFELFESGAICHVDELFIQCSDTADCKDSVCGDCRSLFRGLRNGGVFSHQWWEPETLF, from the coding sequence ATGGATTTTAAGGTTTTGCAATGGCAGATTCTTCGTGGGTCGTTGGCGAAAAGGTTGTTTATGAGGGCTTTGTTGTTTACATTAGCTATGGGAATCATTTCGTTTGTTCAAATGAGTAATGATATTCGAAAAGGGGGGCTGGTTTTGTTGGAATCTGGTGATTGTGAATTGGATGTTGGTGTATCGGATTTGGATGTGGATGTAACTGGGTATTGGAAGCCTGGGTTTTCAACTATGTTTGAGTTTTTTGGGGGTTCAGTGAGGAAGAAAGAGCGTAAGGATTTGAGCAGGAGTGTGTTTAAGGAGTTGATGGCGAAGAAGATGTTGGATACTCGTGCTAGAGCGCTTTGCGTTGGGGAGGGATCGGATTTGACTGCCTTATTATTGCAAGAAATGGGACTCTCTGATGCGGTGGGTGTTCATAGCCACCCATTCTTCTCATTGTGGAAGAAAAGATTTGTGTATGAGCTTGGTTTTGAAGATAATTCTTTCGATTTTGTATTCTCGAGAGATGTCGATAGGGTATCTGTTCCAGCTCTTCTCGTGCTAGAGATTGAGCGTGTTTTACGTCCAGGTGGTATTGGCGCAATGCTCATTGGTACGTCAGCTTCCTATTCGGGTAGCTCAGTACGGTCTGCTACACCTGTCTCGTCATTTTTAAAGAGCTCTAGTATTGTGAGTGTATGTGGAATTGGCTCATTTAAACTTGTCACATTTAAGAAAAGATTTGACAATGTTGCTCTATTCGAGCATTACCGGCTTCCTAACAAGTGCCCGTCAATTACAAATAACAAACCGTTTATGAAGTACATGGAGCCTCTAGCAATCAACCAATTGGGACAGCTAGAAAGTGAAATATCGTACTTATCTAAATTCATGAATGTTTCCTCAAGAAAGAGAGTGGTCTATATTAATGTTGGGGCCGGGGAGTTGGTCAACTCTAGTATAACAGAAATCTTAGAGCCAAATTACCATGTTCCGCTGCAAACTGTAGAAATGTACGTTCTTGATCACAATGCTTCCGCTCTCTCATTATATGTGCAGAAGGCGGGTATTACTTTTGTTTACCATCCGGATCTTGTTGGTTATACAGTTCCTCAACTTGTATCAGATGAAGAATTGAGTGCACCTCATGAGGTagatgaatttgaatttattcGTTGGTTCAAAGAAACGATAACAGAAGATGACTTTGTGATCCTTATGATGACTGCACAAGCGGCAGAACTGAAAATTCTCTTCGAATTGTTTGAAAGCGGAGCAATATGCCATGTTGATGAACTCTTTATTCAATGCTCTGATACTGCAGACTGCAAAGATAGTGTATGTGGGGACTGCAGAAGCCTCTTTAGAGGTCTCAGAAATGGGGGTGTCTTTTCCCATCAGTGGTGGGAGCCTGAAACTCTCTTCTAA